In Vicia villosa cultivar HV-30 ecotype Madison, WI unplaced genomic scaffold, Vvil1.0 ctg.000349F_1_1, whole genome shotgun sequence, the following proteins share a genomic window:
- the LOC131627120 gene encoding very-long-chain 3-oxoacyl-CoA reductase 1-like, protein MDYIHFFLVATATLGFISISKSLFHFLTWLYAILIRPTKHLKHYGSWAIISGSTDGIGKSMALELASNGLNILLLGRNPLKLEATSKEILNKFRTVEVKCVVVDLQNNTEDEIMRKIEEAMDGLDVGILVNGAGVAYPYARYFHEVDLDLMDSIIKVNIEGATLVTKAVIPSMIKKKKGAIVNIGSGSTADKVGNKCHSHFFF, encoded by the coding sequence ATGGATTACATACATTTCTTTCTAGTAGCAACAGCCACTCTAGGTTTCATATCCATATCCAAATCTCTCTTCCATTTCCTCACCTGGCTTTACGCCATCTTAATCCGCCCAACAAAGCATCTCAAACACTACGGTTCATGGGCCATAATCAGCGGCTCTACCGACGGGATCGGCAAATCCATGGCTCTAGAGTTGGCATCCAACGGACTCAACATTCTCTTACTCGGCCGAAATCCTCTCAAACTCGAAGCAACCTCAAAAGAGATACTTAATAAATTCAGAACCGTCGAAGTTAAGTGTGTTGTTGTAGACTTACAGAACAATACCGAAGATGAAATAATGAGAAAAATTGAAGAAGCTATGGATGGTTTAGATGTTGGAATCCTAGTTAACGGGGCTGGTGTAGCCTATCCTTATGCAAGATATTTTCATGAGGTTGATTTGGATTTGATGGATTCTATCATTAAGGTTAACATAGAAGGAGCAACTTTGGTTACAAAAGCTGTGATTCCTAGTATGATTAAGAAGAAAAAAGGTGCTATTGTTAACATTGGTTCAGGTTCCACTGCGGATAAAGTGGGAAATAAATGTCATTcccacttttttttttaa